Proteins found in one Microcella daejeonensis genomic segment:
- a CDS encoding ATP-dependent helicase, giving the protein MSDADSLLAALDEQQRTVAESLLGPVCVLAGAGTGKTRAITHRIAYGVATGSYDPSRVMALTFTTRAAGELAGRLRALGAEGVAARTFHSAALRQLHYFWPIVVGGSAPSILDGKARLLGQAASSMKLSVDTPALRDAAAEIEWRKVSRMSLEQYARAAESRTMPAKLDVGQMVELHRRYEQLKDDRRQIDFEDVLLVTAGMLESEPRVAEQVREQYRFFVVDEYQDVSPLQHDLLTLWLGGRRELCVVGDASQTIYSFAGASSDYLVRFGSEYPDAEVVRLEDNYRSTTEIVSLANRLMRGRPGALTLRAAGETATAGATPTVSRHADDAAEAASLAQTIARRIADGTPPESIAVLYRINTQSIAIEAALRRAGIPVQTRANSRFFDQPEVKQAIMLLRGASIAGAASVGGGEEPLFKSVSDVLRGLGWQQEAPEGSGAERARWDSLTALLGLAEEAPAGTTLADFVRELQRRVQAQHEPTRSAVTLSTLHAAKGLEWDVVHIVGLSEGLVPISFAKGFEAIDEERRLFYVGVTRARRVLELSWAQRPMQARAERAASRFLDEIRPPGSAAGSGAIAAGAGLNRRSALRD; this is encoded by the coding sequence ATGAGCGACGCCGACAGTCTTCTCGCCGCGCTCGACGAGCAGCAGCGCACGGTCGCCGAGAGCCTGCTCGGTCCGGTCTGCGTGCTCGCCGGGGCCGGCACCGGCAAGACCCGCGCCATCACGCACCGCATCGCCTACGGCGTGGCCACGGGCTCGTACGACCCCTCGCGGGTGATGGCGCTCACCTTCACGACGCGGGCGGCGGGGGAGCTCGCCGGACGGCTCCGGGCCCTCGGGGCGGAGGGCGTCGCGGCCCGCACCTTCCACTCGGCGGCGCTGCGCCAGCTGCACTACTTCTGGCCCATCGTCGTCGGCGGCAGCGCGCCGAGCATCCTCGACGGCAAGGCGCGCCTGCTCGGCCAGGCGGCCTCGAGCATGAAGCTCTCGGTCGACACGCCCGCTCTGCGCGATGCGGCGGCCGAGATCGAGTGGCGCAAGGTGAGCCGCATGAGCCTCGAGCAGTACGCGCGCGCCGCCGAGAGCCGCACCATGCCGGCGAAGCTCGACGTCGGGCAGATGGTCGAGCTGCACCGCCGCTACGAGCAGCTGAAGGACGACCGCCGTCAGATCGACTTCGAGGACGTTCTGCTGGTGACGGCCGGGATGCTCGAATCCGAGCCGCGCGTCGCGGAGCAGGTGCGCGAGCAGTACCGCTTCTTCGTCGTCGACGAGTACCAGGACGTCTCGCCCCTGCAGCACGACCTGCTGACGCTCTGGCTCGGAGGGCGGCGCGAGCTCTGCGTGGTCGGCGACGCCTCGCAGACCATCTACTCCTTCGCCGGCGCCTCGAGCGACTACCTCGTGCGCTTCGGCTCCGAGTACCCCGACGCCGAGGTCGTGCGGCTGGAGGACAACTACCGGTCGACGACCGAGATCGTCTCGCTCGCGAACCGCCTCATGCGCGGGCGCCCGGGCGCCCTGACGCTGCGGGCCGCGGGGGAGACCGCGACGGCGGGCGCGACGCCCACGGTCAGCCGTCACGCCGACGATGCGGCCGAGGCCGCCTCGCTCGCGCAGACCATCGCGCGGCGCATCGCCGACGGCACGCCGCCCGAGTCGATCGCCGTGCTGTACCGCATCAACACCCAGTCGATCGCGATCGAGGCGGCGCTGCGTAGGGCGGGCATCCCCGTGCAGACGCGGGCGAACAGCCGCTTCTTCGACCAGCCGGAGGTCAAGCAGGCCATCATGCTGCTGCGCGGCGCGTCGATCGCCGGGGCCGCCTCCGTCGGCGGGGGCGAGGAGCCGCTGTTCAAGAGCGTCAGCGACGTGCTGCGCGGGCTCGGCTGGCAGCAGGAGGCCCCCGAGGGCTCCGGGGCCGAGCGCGCCCGGTGGGACAGCCTGACCGCCCTGCTCGGCCTGGCCGAGGAGGCGCCGGCGGGCACGACGCTCGCCGACTTCGTGCGCGAGCTGCAGCGCCGCGTGCAGGCCCAGCACGAGCCGACGCGCTCGGCCGTCACGCTCTCGACGCTGCACGCCGCGAAGGGTCTGGAGTGGGACGTCGTGCACATCGTCGGCCTCAGCGAGGGCCTCGTGCCGATCAGCTTCGCGAAGGGCTTCGAGGCCATCGACGAGGAGCGCCGGCTGTTCTACGTGGGCGTCACGCGCGCCCGCCGGGTGCTCGAGCTCTCGTGGGCGCAGCGTCCCATGCAGGCGCGGGCCGAGCGCGCGGCCAGCCGGTTCCTCGATGAGATCCGCCCGCCCGGCTCGGCCGCGGGCTCCGGGGCGATCGCCGCGGGCGCGGGGCTCAACCGGCGATCGGCACTGCGCGACTGA
- a CDS encoding zinc-dependent metalloprotease — translation MAEDPLGGAGDEFREMMRKFLAGEGDMDPSKLAGAAGLPTDPAMLARLMSQLQQAMNASGDGDGVDWRLAKEESGRIAATGAVASTPAELEALRQALHVAALWLDEATAITQLTAEPSLLTRADWARQTMPVWTQLAEPVALSIADALTGALDGQVPEEMKAMLGDATRVMRSLGGTLFSLQLGHVVGQLSAEVVSGGDIGIPLLPGRDEHDVQAALLPQNMAAFGQGLDIPSDQVQLYLAVRELAHARLFRHARWLRLHLISAITDYARGITIDMDRMESLAADLDPSNPESLREALTSGALIPPKSKAQLAALSRLETTLALIEGWVDVVTADATSRLPKADAVAETVRRRRAAGGPAESAFATLVGLELRPRRLREAAAFWRSVTDAVGSATRDELWAHPDLLPEATDIDDPARVIASLRSGPVDDEAFDQALTELLEGGGDRPVERAPGEEPEEPRGAERSEDDETDPPRPAAS, via the coding sequence ATGGCTGAGGATCCCCTCGGCGGAGCCGGCGACGAGTTCCGCGAGATGATGCGTAAATTCCTGGCGGGCGAGGGCGATATGGATCCCTCGAAGCTCGCCGGGGCCGCAGGACTGCCCACCGACCCCGCGATGCTCGCCCGGCTCATGAGCCAGCTGCAGCAGGCGATGAACGCGAGCGGCGACGGTGACGGCGTCGACTGGCGACTGGCGAAGGAGGAGTCGGGGCGCATCGCCGCGACCGGCGCCGTCGCCTCCACGCCGGCCGAGCTCGAGGCGCTGCGGCAGGCGCTGCACGTCGCCGCGCTGTGGCTCGACGAGGCGACCGCCATCACCCAGCTGACGGCGGAGCCCTCGCTGCTCACCCGCGCCGACTGGGCCCGGCAGACCATGCCGGTCTGGACCCAGCTCGCGGAGCCGGTCGCCCTCTCCATCGCCGATGCGCTCACGGGGGCGCTCGACGGCCAGGTGCCCGAGGAGATGAAGGCGATGCTCGGCGACGCCACGCGCGTCATGCGGTCGCTCGGCGGCACGCTGTTCTCCCTGCAGCTCGGTCACGTCGTCGGCCAGCTCTCGGCCGAGGTCGTCTCGGGCGGCGACATCGGGATCCCCCTGCTGCCGGGCCGCGACGAGCACGACGTGCAGGCGGCGCTGCTGCCGCAGAACATGGCCGCCTTCGGGCAGGGCCTCGACATCCCCTCCGATCAGGTGCAGCTCTACCTCGCGGTGCGCGAGCTCGCGCACGCGCGACTGTTCCGGCACGCGCGCTGGCTGCGGCTGCACCTCATCAGCGCCATCACCGACTACGCCCGCGGCATCACGATCGACATGGACCGCATGGAGTCGCTCGCCGCCGACCTCGACCCCTCGAACCCCGAGAGCCTGCGCGAGGCGCTCACGAGCGGGGCGCTCATCCCGCCGAAGTCCAAGGCGCAGCTCGCCGCCCTCTCCCGCCTCGAGACGACGCTCGCGCTCATCGAGGGCTGGGTCGACGTCGTCACCGCCGACGCCACCTCCCGGCTGCCGAAGGCCGACGCCGTCGCCGAGACCGTGCGCCGCCGCCGTGCCGCGGGCGGTCCGGCCGAATCGGCCTTCGCGACGCTCGTCGGGCTCGAGCTGCGCCCGCGGCGCCTGCGCGAGGCCGCGGCGTTCTGGCGATCCGTCACCGATGCCGTGGGCTCCGCGACGCGCGACGAGCTGTGGGCGCACCCCGATCTGCTCCCCGAAGCCACCGACATCGACGACCCGGCCCGCGTCATCGCCTCGCTGCGCTCCGGCCCCGTCGACGACGAGGCCTTCGATCAGGCGCTCACCGAGCTGCTCGAGGGCGGCGGCGATCGCCCGGTCGAGCGGGCCCCCGGCGAGGAGCCCGAGGAGCCGCGCGGCGCCGAGCGCTCCGAGGACGACGAGACCGACCCCCCGCGACCCGCCGCGAGCTGA
- a CDS encoding YlbL family protein: MSLFTDSTESDDDLGRRRGGRAGWLLLGVTVFGLVALALLPSPYVIERPGPVFDTLGTVAVDGEDVPLITIPTEPTYDTEGSLSLLTVTVAGNPERLPSWFEVGAAWLDPQQSVVPADSVFPAGVSTEDRREQSRVEMENSQQEAVAAALRTLGEPYESTLYVVETTEGGPAEGLLEADDRIISVNGEELRDVTALRAAIAANGTSEPAVIGIEREGRSETIEIVPEFSEGENRVPVVGILVAGEYEFPFEVEIELENVGGPSAGMMFALGIIDKLTPDSLAGGAEVAGTGTIAADGAVGPIGGIVQKMYGALDAGAEIFLAPRGNCDEVVGAIPDGLDVIAVSTLDEAVLALQSVADGDDPADLPRCG, encoded by the coding sequence GTGTCGCTTTTCACCGACAGCACCGAATCCGATGACGATCTCGGCCGCCGCCGCGGCGGGCGCGCCGGCTGGCTCCTCCTCGGCGTCACCGTCTTCGGTCTCGTGGCGCTCGCGCTGCTGCCCTCGCCGTACGTCATCGAGCGCCCCGGCCCCGTCTTCGACACCCTGGGCACCGTCGCCGTCGACGGCGAGGACGTGCCGCTCATCACCATCCCGACCGAGCCCACCTACGACACCGAGGGCTCGCTGAGCCTGCTCACGGTCACGGTCGCCGGCAACCCCGAGCGCCTGCCGTCCTGGTTCGAGGTCGGCGCCGCCTGGCTCGACCCGCAGCAGTCCGTGGTCCCGGCCGACAGCGTCTTCCCCGCCGGCGTCAGCACCGAGGATCGTCGCGAGCAGAGCCGCGTCGAGATGGAGAACTCCCAGCAGGAGGCCGTCGCCGCGGCTCTGCGCACCCTCGGCGAGCCCTACGAGAGCACGCTGTACGTCGTCGAGACGACCGAGGGCGGCCCGGCCGAGGGTCTGCTCGAGGCCGACGACCGCATCATCTCGGTCAACGGCGAGGAGCTGCGGGATGTCACGGCGCTGCGCGCCGCGATCGCCGCGAACGGCACCTCCGAGCCCGCGGTCATCGGCATCGAGCGCGAGGGTCGGAGCGAGACGATCGAGATCGTCCCCGAGTTCAGCGAGGGCGAGAACCGCGTGCCCGTCGTCGGCATCCTCGTCGCGGGCGAGTACGAGTTCCCCTTCGAGGTCGAGATCGAGCTCGAGAACGTCGGCGGGCCGAGCGCCGGCATGATGTTCGCCCTCGGCATCATCGACAAGCTCACCCCTGACTCTCTTGCGGGCGGGGCCGAGGTCGCGGGTACCGGCACGATCGCCGCCGACGGCGCGGTCGGGCCGATCGGCGGCATCGTGCAGAAGATGTACGGAGCGCTGGATGCGGGCGCCGAGATCTTCCTCGCGCCGCGCGGCAACTGCGACGAGGTGGTGGGGGCGATCCCCGACGGGCTCGACGTCATCGCGGTATCGACGCTCGACGAGGCCGTGCTCGCGCTGCAGTCGGTGGCGGACGGGGACGACCCGGCCGATCTGCCGCGCTGCGGCTGA
- a CDS encoding UPF0182 family membrane protein, which produces MTATAPPPPANKQRATIAISASILGAVVVLFFVFAGFYTDVLWFDQLGFLPVLTTQWIATAGMFVLGFVAMFVPVFASLQIAYRLRPVYAKLSSQLDRYQEVVEPLRRVAMLGIPAVLGLFAGVASASQWPVVLQWWNRTSFGEVDPQFGLDISFFVYELPFWRSIVAFASAAVLLSALAAVAASYLYGAVRFMGREVRISRTARIQFAVTAAIYLALQAVSIWLDQYAVLSQPSVGFLSAGAGFTEANATIPGRAILAGIAALVAILFIITAIIGRWRLPIVGTALLIISGLLIGSVYPSLVQQFQVVPNQRSAEAEFIQRNIDATREAYGVAEVEEVEYPAETDATAGALREDAETTANIRILDPALVTDAFSQLEQFRQYYQFPEYLDVDRYEIDGQTTDTVISVRELDAAGQTSQNWFNNTIVFTHGYGVVAAYGNQRSADGQPLFLESGIPVRGGLTEELGEYEPRVYFGEQSPEYSIVGGPEGGDELELDFPAGEGDDADAAGNATYTFTGDGGPTLDGPFKKLLYSLKFQSTDIFLSNAVFDESQILYDRNPLDRVQKVAPYLTLDSDPYPAIVDGRIQWIIDGYTTSSNYPYSTSVALSAAVADTYTPAPTLPVDDINYIRNSVKATVDAYDGSVTLYAWDDEDPVLETWQKIFPSTLEPMSEMGDALLDHVRYPADLFKVQRNILGAYHVTDPGSFFSTDDEWITPNDPASEAATATLQPPYYLTMQIPGSEDPGFTLYSTFIPRAAGENQRNVLTGYLAANADPGEDYGKLTLLTLPRQTTIPGPGQVQNQFNSDTEVANQIALLERGSTTVRRGNLLTLPVAGGLLYVQPVYVQSTGETSYPLLRKVLVSFGDEIAFEDTLDLALDSLFDGDSGADAGDGGVDPVDPIVDPEAPVDPEAPAEPETPAEPTDPAAPADDFATALADAQQALQDREAAYAANDLVAAAEADERLQDAVERLIALDE; this is translated from the coding sequence GTGACTGCCACCGCCCCGCCGCCTCCTGCCAACAAGCAGCGCGCCACCATCGCGATCTCCGCGTCGATCCTCGGTGCGGTCGTCGTGCTGTTCTTCGTCTTCGCGGGCTTCTACACCGACGTGCTCTGGTTCGACCAGCTCGGCTTCCTCCCGGTCCTCACGACGCAGTGGATCGCCACCGCGGGGATGTTCGTGCTCGGCTTCGTCGCCATGTTCGTGCCCGTCTTCGCGAGCCTGCAGATCGCCTACCGCCTGCGGCCCGTCTACGCGAAGCTCTCCTCGCAGCTCGACCGCTACCAGGAGGTCGTCGAACCCCTGCGCCGCGTGGCCATGCTCGGCATCCCCGCCGTGCTCGGTCTCTTCGCGGGCGTCGCCTCGGCGAGCCAGTGGCCCGTCGTGCTGCAGTGGTGGAACCGCACCTCCTTCGGCGAGGTCGACCCGCAGTTCGGCCTCGACATCTCCTTCTTCGTCTACGAGCTGCCCTTCTGGCGCAGCATCGTCGCCTTCGCCTCCGCCGCCGTGCTGCTCTCGGCGCTCGCCGCGGTCGCCGCGAGCTACCTCTACGGCGCGGTGCGCTTCATGGGCCGCGAGGTGCGCATCTCGCGCACCGCGCGCATCCAGTTCGCCGTCACCGCCGCGATCTACCTCGCGCTGCAGGCCGTCTCGATCTGGCTCGACCAGTACGCCGTGCTCAGTCAGCCGAGCGTCGGATTCCTCTCGGCGGGCGCCGGCTTCACGGAGGCCAACGCGACCATCCCGGGCCGGGCGATCCTCGCCGGCATCGCCGCGCTCGTGGCGATCCTGTTTATCATCACCGCGATCATCGGGCGCTGGCGCCTGCCGATCGTCGGAACAGCGCTCCTCATCATCAGCGGCCTGCTCATCGGCAGCGTGTACCCCTCGCTCGTGCAGCAGTTCCAGGTCGTGCCGAACCAGCGCTCGGCCGAGGCCGAGTTCATCCAGCGCAACATCGACGCGACGCGCGAGGCCTACGGCGTCGCCGAGGTCGAGGAGGTCGAGTACCCCGCCGAGACCGACGCCACGGCCGGAGCGCTGCGGGAGGACGCGGAGACCACCGCGAACATCCGTATCCTCGACCCCGCGCTCGTGACCGACGCGTTCTCGCAGCTCGAGCAGTTCCGGCAGTACTACCAGTTCCCCGAGTACCTCGACGTCGACCGCTACGAGATCGACGGCCAGACCACCGACACGGTGATCTCGGTGCGCGAGCTCGACGCCGCCGGCCAGACCTCGCAGAACTGGTTCAACAACACGATCGTCTTCACCCACGGCTACGGCGTGGTCGCCGCGTACGGCAACCAGCGCAGCGCCGACGGCCAGCCGCTGTTCCTCGAGTCGGGCATCCCGGTGCGCGGCGGTCTCACCGAGGAGCTCGGCGAGTACGAGCCCCGGGTCTACTTCGGCGAGCAGTCGCCCGAGTACTCGATCGTCGGCGGCCCCGAGGGCGGCGACGAGCTCGAGCTCGACTTCCCGGCCGGCGAGGGCGACGACGCCGACGCGGCGGGCAACGCCACCTACACCTTCACCGGTGACGGCGGCCCGACCCTCGACGGCCCCTTCAAGAAGCTGCTCTACTCGCTGAAGTTCCAGTCGACCGACATCTTCCTGTCGAACGCCGTCTTCGATGAGTCGCAGATCCTCTACGACCGCAACCCGCTCGACCGCGTGCAGAAGGTCGCCCCGTACCTGACGCTCGACAGCGACCCGTACCCGGCGATCGTCGACGGCCGCATCCAGTGGATCATCGACGGCTACACGACCTCGTCGAACTACCCGTACTCGACCTCGGTGGCGCTCTCCGCCGCCGTCGCCGACACGTACACGCCGGCCCCGACGCTCCCCGTCGACGACATCAACTACATCCGCAACTCGGTGAAGGCCACGGTCGACGCCTACGACGGATCGGTGACGCTCTACGCGTGGGACGACGAGGATCCGGTGCTCGAGACCTGGCAGAAGATCTTCCCCTCCACTCTCGAGCCGATGAGCGAGATGGGCGACGCCCTGCTCGATCACGTGCGCTACCCGGCCGACCTGTTCAAGGTGCAGCGCAACATCCTCGGCGCCTACCACGTCACCGACCCGGGATCGTTCTTCTCGACGGACGACGAGTGGATCACCCCGAACGACCCGGCCTCGGAGGCGGCGACGGCCACGCTGCAGCCGCCGTACTACCTCACCATGCAGATCCCCGGCAGCGAGGACCCGGGCTTCACGCTCTACTCCACGTTCATCCCGCGCGCCGCGGGGGAGAACCAGCGCAACGTGCTCACCGGGTACCTGGCGGCGAACGCCGATCCGGGGGAGGACTACGGCAAGCTGACGCTTCTGACGCTGCCGAGGCAGACGACCATCCCCGGTCCGGGCCAGGTGCAGAACCAGTTCAACTCCGACACCGAGGTGGCGAACCAGATCGCGCTGCTCGAGCGCGGGTCGACGACAGTGCGCCGCGGCAACCTGCTGACGCTGCCGGTCGCCGGCGGTCTGCTCTACGTGCAGCCGGTCTACGTGCAGTCGACGGGTGAGACCAGCTACCCGCTGCTGCGCAAGGTGCTCGTGTCGTTCGGCGACGAGATCGCCTTCGAGGACACCCTCGACCTCGCCCTCGATTCGCTGTTCGACGGCGACTCGGGCGCTGACGCGGGTGATGGCGGCGTCGACCCGGTCGACCCGATCGTCGACCCCGAGGCGCCCGTCGACCCGGAGGCGCCGGCCGAGCCGGAGACGCCCGCCGAGCCGACCGACCCGGCCGCCCCCGCCGATGACTTCGCGACGGCTCTCGCCGACGCGCAGCAGGCGCTGCAGGATCGCGAGGCGGCGTACGCGGCCAACGACCTCGTGGCGGCGGCGGAGGCCGACGAGCGGCTGCAGGACGCGGTCGAGCGACTGATCGCTCTCGACGAGTAG
- a CDS encoding class I SAM-dependent methyltransferase — translation MHLASEFYDLAPLRAGEGRLYPIEEAELPAVAPEGWEGLRVLHLQCHFGADTLVLAQRGAHVVGIDFSMPAVRAARQLAEELGLAERSRFIGADVYDARHRLPEPEGFDVVYTTWGTIGWLPDIEEWARIIAWFLKPGGRLYFADGHPSAFVFDDAQGALPTPHGPFPAPRDGYFAAEPLEDDDDRDYADPTATLDNARTVEWMHPLGRTITALIDAGLQIDFVHEHDAVPWQIFDLAVPRGDGLWGWPGTAWLPLGVSIAATRRAG, via the coding sequence GTGCACCTCGCGAGCGAGTTCTACGATCTCGCGCCCCTGCGCGCGGGGGAGGGGCGGCTGTACCCGATCGAGGAGGCGGAGCTGCCCGCCGTCGCTCCCGAGGGCTGGGAGGGGCTGCGGGTTCTGCACCTGCAGTGCCACTTCGGCGCCGACACGCTCGTGCTCGCCCAGCGCGGGGCGCACGTGGTGGGCATCGACTTCTCGATGCCGGCCGTCCGGGCCGCCCGCCAGCTCGCCGAGGAGCTCGGCCTCGCCGAGCGCAGCCGCTTCATCGGCGCCGACGTCTACGACGCCCGGCACCGCCTTCCCGAGCCCGAGGGCTTCGACGTCGTCTACACGACCTGGGGCACGATCGGCTGGCTGCCCGACATCGAGGAGTGGGCGCGCATCATCGCCTGGTTCCTCAAGCCCGGAGGGCGGCTGTACTTTGCCGACGGGCATCCCTCGGCCTTCGTCTTCGACGACGCGCAGGGGGCCCTGCCGACGCCGCACGGCCCCTTCCCCGCGCCGCGCGACGGCTACTTCGCTGCCGAACCCCTCGAGGACGACGACGATCGCGACTACGCCGACCCCACCGCCACGCTCGATAACGCGCGCACCGTCGAATGGATGCACCCCCTGGGCCGCACGATCACCGCGCTCATCGACGCGGGCCTGCAGATCGACTTCGTGCACGAGCACGACGCGGTGCCGTGGCAGATCTTCGACCTCGCCGTGCCGCGCGGCGATGGCCTCTGGGGCTGGCCGGGAACGGCCTGGCTGCCGCTCGGCGTGAGCATCGCCGCGACGCGCCGTGCGGGCTGA
- a CDS encoding ribokinase — protein sequence MSASLIVLGSANTDLTVVVDRHPRPGETLMGGDLVTSTGGKGANQALAAARAGAMPVMLAAVGDDANGRALLDALGAGGVDVSSVAVIPDAPTGVALITLDRAGENSIVVSPGANARVDAAAVVARIDELAGPRTVLLAQLEVPLAVVEAAARALERHGARLVLNLSPSRAVEPWLLELCDPLIVNAAEAGDLLGRAVDAEGAERAAAELLDRCRSVVITLGGAGAVAADSHGALRREAPRVEVVDTTGAGDAFAGALAAELADGGTLASALDRGIAAGAAAVQWPGAQPPRR from the coding sequence ATGAGCGCCTCCCTCATCGTCCTCGGCTCCGCCAACACCGATCTCACCGTCGTCGTCGACCGGCACCCGCGCCCCGGCGAGACGCTCATGGGCGGCGATCTCGTCACGTCGACGGGCGGCAAGGGCGCCAATCAGGCCCTCGCCGCCGCTCGGGCCGGGGCGATGCCGGTCATGCTCGCCGCCGTCGGCGACGACGCGAACGGCCGCGCCCTGCTCGACGCCCTCGGCGCGGGCGGAGTCGACGTCTCGAGCGTCGCCGTCATCCCCGACGCCCCCACCGGCGTCGCCCTCATCACCCTCGATCGCGCGGGCGAGAACAGCATCGTGGTCTCCCCCGGTGCCAACGCCCGGGTGGATGCCGCTGCCGTCGTCGCCCGCATCGACGAGCTCGCCGGCCCCCGCACGGTGCTGCTCGCGCAGCTCGAGGTTCCGCTCGCGGTCGTCGAGGCCGCCGCCCGGGCTCTGGAGCGGCATGGCGCCCGCCTCGTGCTCAACCTCTCCCCCAGCCGGGCCGTCGAGCCCTGGCTGCTGGAGCTCTGCGATCCGCTCATCGTCAACGCCGCCGAGGCCGGCGACCTGCTCGGGCGCGCGGTCGACGCCGAGGGCGCGGAGCGCGCGGCCGCGGAGCTGCTCGACCGCTGCCGCAGCGTCGTCATCACGCTCGGCGGCGCGGGCGCGGTGGCCGCGGACTCCCACGGCGCTCTGCGCCGCGAAGCTCCCCGTGTCGAGGTCGTCGACACGACCGGCGCGGGCGACGCCTTCGCGGGCGCTCTCGCGGCCGAGCTCGCCGACGGAGGCACGCTCGCGTCGGCGCTCGATCGCGGCATCGCCGCCGGTGCCGCGGCCGTCCAGTGGCCGGGAGCGCAGCCGCCCCGCCGGTGA
- a CDS encoding DoxX family protein has protein sequence MSVVQHLARILLGLALAGAGAGHLTVLREEFQAQVPPWLPLPVDLVVVGSGVVEITLGLALILLWRPRWRVAVGWAAALFFLAIFPGNIAQFTEGRDGFGLDSDLARGIRLLFQPLLVAWALWSTGAWRAWRRYRADRRTR, from the coding sequence CTGAGCGTCGTGCAGCATCTCGCGCGCATCCTGCTCGGCCTCGCCCTCGCCGGGGCCGGCGCGGGGCACCTCACCGTGCTGCGCGAGGAGTTCCAGGCGCAGGTGCCGCCGTGGCTGCCGCTGCCGGTCGACCTCGTCGTCGTCGGCTCGGGGGTCGTCGAGATCACGCTCGGGCTCGCGCTCATCCTGCTCTGGCGACCGCGGTGGCGCGTCGCGGTCGGCTGGGCGGCCGCGCTGTTCTTCCTCGCGATCTTCCCGGGCAACATCGCGCAGTTCACCGAGGGCCGCGACGGCTTCGGCCTCGACAGCGATCTCGCGCGGGGCATCCGGTTGCTGTTCCAGCCGCTGCTGGTGGCCTGGGCGCTCTGGTCGACCGGGGCGTGGCGGGCCTGGCGGCGGTACCGCGCCGACCGTCGCACGCGGTGA
- a CDS encoding carbon-nitrogen hydrolase family protein, whose product MSTRTGVAVAQFAPGADPQENLATVRRLAAQAVERGAGLVVLPEYSSYFTPEIGPDWVAAAEEIDGPFAQGLAAIARELGVIVVAGIIERGSPGADVERFRNTVLAHGPDGGLLAVSRKLHLYDAFGASESRWAEVGAIDEPQLFSFAGLRVGIQTCYDLRFPEVTRRLVDAGADLVLVPSEWVRGPQKEHHWRTLVTARALENTIYVAAADHTPPIGVGCSMIVDPMGVALAALGEREDVAVAHPTPARIAEVRQVNPALRLRRFRVVPG is encoded by the coding sequence ATGAGCACTCGCACCGGGGTCGCCGTCGCCCAGTTCGCCCCCGGGGCCGATCCGCAGGAGAACCTCGCGACCGTGCGGCGGCTCGCCGCGCAGGCGGTCGAGCGCGGAGCCGGGCTCGTCGTCCTGCCCGAGTACTCCTCCTACTTCACGCCGGAGATCGGCCCCGACTGGGTCGCCGCGGCCGAGGAGATCGACGGGCCCTTCGCCCAGGGTCTCGCGGCGATCGCCCGCGAGCTCGGGGTGATCGTCGTCGCGGGCATCATCGAGCGGGGCTCGCCCGGCGCCGACGTCGAGCGGTTCCGCAACACGGTGCTCGCGCACGGCCCCGACGGCGGGCTGCTCGCGGTGTCGCGCAAGCTCCACCTCTACGACGCCTTCGGAGCGAGCGAGTCGCGCTGGGCCGAGGTCGGTGCGATCGACGAGCCGCAGCTGTTCTCCTTCGCCGGGCTGCGGGTGGGCATCCAGACCTGCTACGACCTGCGGTTCCCCGAGGTCACCCGCCGTCTCGTCGACGCCGGCGCCGACCTCGTGCTCGTGCCGAGCGAGTGGGTGCGCGGCCCGCAGAAGGAGCACCACTGGCGCACTCTCGTCACCGCCCGCGCGCTCGAGAACACGATCTACGTCGCGGCCGCCGACCACACCCCGCCGATCGGCGTGGGCTGCAGCATGATCGTCGACCCGATGGGCGTCGCGCTCGCGGCGCTGGGGGAGCGGGAGGACGTCGCGGTCGCGCATCCGACCCCCGCCCGCATCGCGGAGGTGCGCCAGGTCAACCCGGCCCTGCGGCTGCGGCGATTCCGCGTCGTGCCGGGCTGA